A single Ochrobactrum sp. BTU1 DNA region contains:
- a CDS encoding ABC transporter ATP-binding protein/permease, translating into MSQMTSFWGLMRAYWVSDRWKEAWALTFAIFVFTAFISKTTVWVAEASGLLMNSIVNVKSAPVQNPLMAIAMNAGVLILLMLAKDVLLVGLRHLLSTTLHRKWRKWLNDSFSDAMLDRNHTHFHLQQGKGSNLPDNVDQRLQESIKGMTGGAIGLVMGVVGVVLSAFFVGQKLLEISTEVTGLEFLGSYGGAVLAFTAIIIYVPIGTLIAIKIGRQLERLNLGMQKAEGSYRGEWTTLLRRSFQISASDGESVQRSVNKRLYKEVDGTWNKLNRFDAAYLAFSQAYGFMSNRIIAYIPGLVPYMSGAVSFRNYVTGAELVAAMINDCSWFIQVMPAIANLRANAGRVTGLAQAIDNVQEPAAFYAASGINRFKFSTQHSRFGLSVRDLTLMQGPDTQAPFLRSGVINIRSGDWVYMRGESGSGKTSFIKALNGLWPYGTGDIIYPQNAKSIYATQEAKFPSVSLKQLVCLPDDEAEFNDLSIAVVLHEAGLGEFIERMNDADADGSPWDMVLSGGQKQKLVLARILLHKPAVIFLDEATGALDPVSKLRFHTALKTRCPDAIVISIMHEEKLPTLENGESVYSHVLEIRNGYVSLRPTHYTIDTGVAMVAAE; encoded by the coding sequence GTGTCCCAGATGACATCCTTCTGGGGCCTTATGCGCGCTTACTGGGTATCCGATCGCTGGAAAGAAGCCTGGGCCCTTACATTTGCTATCTTCGTTTTCACCGCCTTCATCAGCAAAACCACCGTATGGGTTGCAGAAGCTTCCGGGCTTCTGATGAACTCGATCGTCAATGTGAAAAGCGCCCCTGTTCAGAACCCGCTTATGGCAATTGCTATGAATGCTGGCGTACTGATCCTCCTGATGTTGGCCAAGGATGTGCTTCTGGTCGGCTTACGACATCTTCTGTCGACGACATTGCACCGCAAATGGCGTAAATGGCTAAACGATAGCTTCTCTGATGCAATGCTGGATCGAAATCACACCCATTTTCATCTGCAGCAGGGCAAGGGTTCAAACCTTCCCGACAACGTTGACCAGCGCCTGCAGGAATCCATCAAGGGTATGACGGGCGGTGCAATCGGTCTTGTGATGGGTGTTGTCGGCGTCGTGCTTTCGGCTTTCTTCGTCGGCCAGAAACTATTGGAGATTTCGACCGAAGTAACCGGCCTCGAGTTCCTCGGCTCTTATGGTGGTGCAGTTCTGGCTTTCACCGCGATCATTATCTATGTGCCGATTGGCACACTGATTGCGATCAAGATTGGCCGCCAGCTGGAGCGTCTTAATCTCGGTATGCAGAAAGCTGAAGGTTCCTATCGTGGAGAGTGGACCACGCTTCTGCGCCGCAGTTTTCAGATATCAGCCTCAGATGGCGAATCCGTCCAGCGATCCGTGAACAAGCGTCTTTACAAAGAAGTTGATGGCACCTGGAACAAACTTAACCGCTTTGATGCTGCCTATCTGGCCTTTTCGCAAGCCTATGGATTCATGTCCAACCGCATCATTGCTTATATTCCGGGCCTTGTTCCCTATATGAGCGGCGCTGTCAGCTTCCGCAATTATGTGACGGGCGCTGAACTGGTTGCAGCCATGATTAATGATTGCTCCTGGTTCATTCAGGTCATGCCAGCCATTGCCAATCTAAGGGCAAATGCCGGGCGCGTGACGGGTCTCGCCCAGGCAATCGACAATGTTCAGGAACCAGCTGCGTTCTATGCAGCGTCGGGGATCAACCGCTTCAAATTCTCAACCCAACATTCTCGCTTCGGTCTTTCCGTTCGTGATCTCACGCTTATGCAGGGGCCAGACACTCAAGCACCGTTCCTGCGTTCGGGCGTGATAAACATCCGCAGTGGTGACTGGGTCTACATGCGAGGAGAGTCCGGTTCCGGGAAAACCTCTTTCATCAAAGCACTGAACGGACTTTGGCCCTATGGCACCGGTGACATTATCTATCCGCAAAATGCGAAGTCAATTTATGCAACACAGGAAGCAAAGTTTCCTTCGGTCTCACTGAAACAGCTCGTCTGCCTTCCTGATGATGAAGCTGAGTTCAACGACCTCTCTATTGCTGTCGTGCTGCATGAAGCTGGTCTCGGTGAATTTATCGAACGTATGAACGACGCAGATGCCGACGGCTCGCCGTGGGATATGGTGCTTTCGGGTGGACAAAAGCAGAAATTGGTGCTGGCACGCATTCTACTTCACAAGCCGGCTGTCATCTTCCTTGATGAAGCTACAGGCGCGCTTGATCCTGTATCAAAGCTTCGCTTTCATACAGCGCTCAAGACGCGCTGCCCTGATGCGATTGTCATCAGCATCATGCATGAAGAGAAACTTCCAACGCTGGAAAATGGCGAAAGCGTCTATTCGCATGTTCTTGAAATTCGCAACGGATATGTCTCGTTGCGTCCAACCCACTACACAATCGATACCGGCGTAGCCATGGTGGCAGCTGAATAG
- the ugpC gene encoding sn-glycerol-3-phosphate ABC transporter ATP-binding protein UgpC, translating to MGKLSLKNIVKSFGQFDVVKNVSLEVREGEFMVFVGPSGCGKSTLLRMIAGLEDTTSGDIVIDEKRVNDLPPVKRGIAMVFQSYALYPHMSVYENIAFPLRVEGADNATIKRKVEHAASILHLDQRLEQKPGMLSGGQRQRVAIGRAIVREPKIFLFDEPLSNLDAALRADMRIELTKLHKQLGATMIYVTHDQVEAMTMADRIVVLEGGNISQVGTPLELYHRPRNSFVAGFIGNPRMNMLPVTFAGFESNGYARLKLADDELVLPVLCEEAARPEVGQPLTLGIRPEHVTIGEGSTSITVRSSVIERLGQQTIVYSVPEGMSETFCIITPGTAPISGDAEIKVGINPQSCHLFDSKGIAFTRQGDFADLAAA from the coding sequence GTGGGAAAATTATCCCTCAAGAATATTGTCAAGAGCTTCGGCCAATTTGACGTCGTCAAGAACGTATCCCTTGAAGTGAGAGAAGGCGAGTTTATGGTCTTTGTCGGACCATCGGGCTGCGGCAAGTCCACACTTCTGCGCATGATCGCGGGCCTTGAGGATACGACATCGGGCGATATCGTCATCGATGAAAAGCGCGTCAACGACCTGCCTCCGGTCAAGCGTGGCATCGCGATGGTGTTCCAGAGCTATGCGCTTTATCCGCATATGAGCGTTTACGAAAATATTGCCTTCCCACTGCGCGTAGAAGGTGCGGACAACGCTACCATTAAGCGCAAAGTGGAACATGCGGCTTCGATCCTACATCTGGATCAGCGTCTTGAACAGAAGCCTGGCATGTTGTCCGGCGGGCAGCGTCAGCGCGTAGCCATTGGCCGTGCGATTGTACGTGAACCTAAGATCTTCTTGTTTGATGAGCCGCTTTCCAATCTCGATGCAGCGCTTCGCGCCGATATGCGTATCGAACTGACAAAACTGCACAAGCAGCTTGGAGCAACCATGATCTATGTGACGCATGATCAGGTTGAAGCCATGACCATGGCCGATCGTATCGTGGTGCTTGAAGGAGGCAACATCTCACAGGTTGGTACGCCACTCGAACTCTATCATCGTCCACGCAACAGCTTCGTTGCTGGTTTCATCGGCAACCCGCGCATGAATATGCTGCCGGTGACGTTTGCTGGCTTTGAGAGCAATGGTTATGCCCGTTTGAAGCTCGCAGACGATGAACTGGTTCTCCCGGTTCTTTGTGAAGAAGCCGCTCGTCCAGAAGTGGGCCAGCCGCTGACACTAGGCATTCGTCCCGAGCATGTCACGATTGGCGAGGGCTCGACCTCAATTACCGTGCGTTCTTCCGTGATTGAACGCCTTGGACAGCAGACCATCGTCTACAGCGTGCCGGAAGGCATGAGTGAAACCTTCTGCATCATCACGCCTGGTACAGCACCGATCAGCGGTGATGCCGAAATCAAGGTTGGTATCAACCCACAGTCCTGCCATTTGTTCGACAGCAAGGGCATCGCGTTTACGCGCCAGGGGGATTTTGCAGATTTAGCTGCGGCCTGA
- a CDS encoding extracellular solute-binding protein, translating into MGAAALVFAGSTMLSTLGASAAAQEISWIYCGDKLDKTHDKYIKAWEEKNPDWKIAVEVVGWAQCQDKATTLAAAGTPPAIAYVGSRTLKEFADNDMIVSVPMTDEEKATYFPHVVETVTYDGTQWGVPIALSTKVLYWNKDLFKQAGLDPEKPPRTWAEEIEFAKIIKEKTGIPGYGLSAKTFDNTVHQFLHWVYTNDGKIMNDKGEVVINNPQVLAALNAYNDIKAYAQEGPTAYEQNEVRAIFLDGKVGMIQGGSGAAVRLQDVKFGWGIATLPLGPDAKGPGTLVVTDSLAIFKDSGVEEKAAEFAKYITSPAVQEEYELATDEGLTPMRPSPAVDKVMVDIPYWRPLIEGIQYGGAEPLFTDWRGFQNVMIAMVQSVITGDAKPEDALKKADEELKKLN; encoded by the coding sequence ATGGGGGCTGCGGCGCTTGTTTTTGCAGGCAGTACGATGCTCAGCACGCTTGGTGCATCAGCTGCAGCGCAGGAAATCTCATGGATCTATTGCGGCGACAAGCTCGACAAGACGCATGATAAATACATCAAGGCCTGGGAAGAAAAGAACCCGGATTGGAAGATCGCTGTAGAAGTGGTCGGCTGGGCACAGTGCCAGGATAAGGCAACCACACTTGCTGCTGCGGGCACACCGCCAGCTATCGCTTATGTTGGTTCACGCACCCTCAAGGAATTCGCAGACAACGACATGATCGTGTCCGTTCCGATGACGGATGAGGAAAAGGCAACCTATTTCCCACACGTCGTTGAAACCGTCACCTATGACGGCACCCAGTGGGGCGTTCCGATCGCGCTTTCGACCAAGGTTCTTTACTGGAACAAGGATTTGTTCAAGCAGGCCGGTCTTGACCCTGAAAAGCCACCACGGACCTGGGCTGAAGAAATCGAATTTGCCAAGATCATCAAGGAAAAGACCGGCATTCCAGGCTATGGCCTGTCGGCCAAGACCTTCGACAACACTGTTCACCAGTTCCTGCATTGGGTTTACACCAATGACGGCAAGATCATGAACGACAAGGGTGAAGTCGTCATCAACAACCCGCAGGTTCTTGCTGCACTCAATGCCTATAACGACATCAAGGCATATGCGCAGGAAGGCCCGACGGCTTACGAACAGAACGAAGTTCGCGCAATCTTCCTCGACGGCAAGGTTGGCATGATCCAGGGCGGATCGGGTGCCGCTGTTCGCCTTCAGGACGTGAAGTTCGGCTGGGGTATCGCAACGCTTCCGCTTGGTCCAGATGCCAAGGGTCCGGGTACGCTGGTCGTGACCGACTCTCTTGCAATCTTCAAGGATTCGGGCGTTGAAGAAAAGGCTGCCGAGTTCGCCAAGTACATCACTTCGCCTGCCGTTCAGGAAGAGTATGAACTGGCAACCGACGAAGGCCTGACGCCAATGCGTCCGTCGCCAGCAGTTGATAAAGTGATGGTGGACATTCCTTACTGGCGCCCTCTGATCGAAGGCATTCAGTATGGTGGCGCAGAGCCACTCTTCACAGACTGGCGCGGTTTCCAGAACGTCATGATTGCCATGGTTCAGTCCGTCATTACAGGCGATGCAAAGCCTGAAGATGCACTGAAGAAGGCAGATGAAGAGCTGAAGAAGCTGAACTAA
- a CDS encoding carbohydrate ABC transporter permease yields MSQPQNTPLIDRYTWYEKIAAYVGIAAFLFFLLAPFIEGFLVSLKPLNQLFSSPYTFWPENGSFNAYFSMWKSVPEFGRYIFNSFFISSVVTIIVLILVVPAAYAFSRFEFRGAGLILGGFLAINMFSGAVLLIPLFRLMRSFQLLNTYAAMIVPGVAFLIPAAIWLLRTYMMRIPRELNEAAYMDGASQFYTLRRVILPIAMPGIIVVAITTFIGAYAQQFIFALTFNSKAEYMPLPVGLFAFFGKQEVVWNELMAASFIGIAPAMIIIFLLQRYLVGGLTAGAVKQ; encoded by the coding sequence ATGAGCCAACCGCAAAATACGCCGCTTATCGACCGCTATACATGGTATGAAAAAATCGCTGCCTATGTGGGCATTGCAGCGTTCCTGTTTTTTCTGCTGGCGCCGTTCATCGAGGGCTTTCTAGTTTCGCTGAAGCCGCTCAATCAGCTGTTCTCGTCGCCTTATACGTTCTGGCCCGAGAATGGCAGTTTCAATGCCTATTTCTCAATGTGGAAGAGCGTGCCTGAGTTCGGACGCTATATCTTCAACTCGTTCTTTATTTCCTCGGTGGTTACGATCATCGTTCTCATTCTGGTGGTACCCGCCGCTTACGCTTTCTCGCGTTTCGAGTTTCGCGGCGCAGGGCTGATCCTTGGTGGCTTTCTGGCGATCAACATGTTTTCTGGTGCGGTTCTGCTGATTCCGCTGTTTCGTCTAATGCGCAGCTTCCAGCTGCTAAATACCTATGCGGCGATGATCGTGCCAGGTGTGGCATTCCTCATTCCGGCGGCGATCTGGCTACTGCGCACTTACATGATGCGTATTCCACGTGAGCTGAATGAGGCCGCCTACATGGATGGCGCGAGCCAGTTCTACACGCTGCGCCGTGTCATTCTGCCAATTGCTATGCCGGGTATCATCGTTGTGGCCATCACCACCTTCATTGGTGCTTATGCACAGCAGTTCATCTTCGCGCTGACGTTCAATTCCAAGGCGGAATACATGCCGCTGCCGGTTGGCCTCTTTGCCTTCTTCGGCAAGCAGGAAGTCGTTTGGAATGAGTTGATGGCGGCATCGTTCATCGGCATCGCACCGGCGATGATCATTATTTTCCTTTTACAGCGTTATCTGGTCGGGGGTCTGACTGCGGGCGCGGTGAAGCAATAA
- a CDS encoding sugar ABC transporter permease codes for MGMQRSKVIFAWVMLAPALIYVLAIVAYPLIDTFILSFTDASLRRTTNWVGWANYEKIANAQFLAVIGRTFIWTFFSVMMKISIGMFGAVLLNMALPGRALFRLMIMPPWIVPMAIGIFMWSWMYNGQFGMISGMLQRAGLVDGPIAFLAYGSTAFWATIVTDVWIGVPMVTLYFLAALQAIPKDLYEAAWTDGAGRMYRFRRVTLPLMLPAIITMSMLSTIATFNSFDIIWILTQGGPNGSTTTMIIDTYQTAIGSKRYGEGAARAVTICIFLSLFCLAYFRVTRRISPEKLA; via the coding sequence ATGGGAATGCAACGCTCCAAAGTCATCTTTGCGTGGGTCATGCTTGCGCCAGCACTGATCTATGTGCTGGCCATCGTGGCCTATCCGCTGATCGACACTTTCATCCTGTCCTTTACCGATGCATCGCTGCGTCGCACGACCAATTGGGTTGGCTGGGCCAATTATGAAAAGATCGCCAATGCGCAGTTTCTGGCTGTCATTGGTCGGACATTCATCTGGACGTTTTTTTCGGTAATGATGAAGATATCGATCGGCATGTTTGGAGCGGTGCTTCTCAACATGGCTTTGCCGGGGCGTGCATTGTTCCGCCTGATGATTATGCCGCCGTGGATCGTGCCGATGGCTATCGGCATCTTCATGTGGAGCTGGATGTATAATGGCCAGTTTGGCATGATTTCCGGTATGCTTCAGCGCGCCGGACTGGTCGATGGACCGATTGCGTTCCTCGCTTATGGCAGTACGGCTTTCTGGGCAACGATTGTCACGGACGTCTGGATTGGTGTGCCGATGGTGACGCTCTATTTCCTTGCGGCCCTTCAGGCGATCCCAAAGGATCTCTATGAAGCTGCGTGGACGGATGGTGCAGGCCGTATGTACCGTTTCCGCCGTGTGACGTTGCCGCTGATGCTGCCTGCCATCATCACCATGTCGATGCTTTCAACCATTGCGACATTCAACTCGTTCGACATCATCTGGATCCTTACGCAGGGCGGCCCGAACGGCTCGACCACGACGATGATTATCGACACCTATCAGACGGCTATCGGCTCGAAGCGTTATGGTGAGGGGGCTGCACGTGCTGTAACCATCTGCATATTTCTCTCGTTATTCTGCCTTGCCTATTTCCGTGTCACGCGGCGCATCAGCCCGGAAAAACTTGCGTAA
- a CDS encoding Gfo/Idh/MocA family oxidoreductase, translated as MKVGIVGLGYRLGYLGFVFNALDPDFQIVGYVDPAPAGMAELDEHGISAGKQYATPEELIANEKFDLLMIGSPNHMHLDHIRVGLEAGLTVFTEKPIVSSIEQTYALAELLAKHGQERLLVGLVLRYAPMYRDLMQAKSDGMLGNIVSVEAAEHIYPYHGAFFMRDWRRYSKWSGSFLLEKCCHDLDLYNSVIGSRPERVASFGGRKTFIPENDPRREGINDMSLFHRKPTGWEGSDKVFDSDGDIIDYQVAIIEYANGVGMNFHTNLNAPDQFRRFAIFGTRGQAEGDFIRGYFDVHEVLNEKRTIHKEYATRTTLSQHYGADEKMAEEVIAHVMHAGPLPVSPLDAMEAGILAMAMDEAREKRTVIDLRPVWDRFDTALQKV; from the coding sequence GTGAAAGTCGGCATTGTAGGACTGGGCTATCGTCTGGGTTATTTGGGTTTTGTCTTCAATGCGCTTGATCCCGATTTCCAGATTGTCGGCTATGTCGATCCTGCTCCAGCGGGCATGGCAGAATTGGATGAGCATGGCATTTCGGCTGGCAAGCAATATGCAACGCCGGAAGAGCTGATCGCCAACGAGAAGTTCGATCTGCTGATGATCGGCTCGCCAAACCACATGCATCTCGATCATATTCGCGTGGGTCTTGAAGCGGGTCTTACTGTTTTCACGGAAAAGCCGATTGTGTCGTCTATCGAGCAGACCTATGCGCTGGCTGAGCTCCTTGCCAAGCATGGTCAGGAGCGTTTGCTTGTTGGCCTGGTGCTGCGTTATGCGCCGATGTATCGTGATCTGATGCAGGCCAAGAGTGACGGTATGCTGGGCAATATCGTTTCGGTCGAAGCCGCAGAGCATATTTATCCATACCATGGCGCATTCTTCATGCGCGACTGGCGCCGCTATTCGAAGTGGTCGGGTAGCTTTCTTCTAGAGAAGTGCTGTCACGATCTCGATCTTTACAACAGTGTGATCGGCTCGCGCCCTGAACGCGTTGCAAGCTTTGGCGGCCGCAAGACATTCATTCCGGAAAATGATCCGCGTCGTGAAGGTATCAACGATATGTCGCTGTTCCATCGCAAGCCGACGGGCTGGGAAGGCTCGGACAAGGTTTTCGATTCCGACGGTGACATCATCGATTATCAGGTGGCGATCATTGAATATGCCAACGGCGTCGGCATGAACTTCCATACGAATCTGAATGCGCCGGACCAGTTCCGCCGCTTTGCGATTTTCGGAACGCGTGGTCAGGCTGAGGGCGACTTTATCCGCGGTTATTTCGATGTGCATGAAGTGCTGAATGAAAAGCGCACTATTCACAAGGAATATGCGACCCGCACGACGCTTTCACAGCACTATGGCGCAGACGAAAAGATGGCGGAAGAAGTGATCGCGCATGTCATGCATGCCGGACCGCTTCCTGTTTCGCCGCTTGATGCAATGGAAGCAGGCATTCTTGCCATGGCAATGGATGAAGCGCGCGAAAAGCGCACGGTCATCGATCTGCGTCCCGTCTGGGACCGCTTTGACACAGCACTTCAGAAAGTTTGA
- a CDS encoding family 20 glycosylhydrolase, producing MPSLFRLENSWVATPAPAGTMTIEVFNLSDETLTDFSLCYTSITRIVGEPQITNGHFVLHDGSFNEVAAPKGFTLKPGGTWTVSVAPLNRSPFHVNDGAKTAYLKCADGRLIHIETGELALSGQNLPLPGPRLPEGRLTLPFALLPWPVKFSAEAGSTPIALHPAEGTDLAGLRALSLVESLHARLFPQARQVFSLKSVEGGRAVSIKTDAGIKKCGFTIDFTAELITVTSADVDGTRHGLVALAHILDGAKQDAERFKFPLSGRIEDAPRHDWRGCLLDVSRHFWTHHEVTRFLDIMAWYRLNTFHWHLTDDEAWRIEIPELPELTGIGSTRAPNSVMLPQLGDTLEPSHGFYTQAQIRLVVEHAQSLGIEVVPEVDMPGHCKAVLTALPYLQDRNEANESYKTVQGFTNNALNPAMPATWEFVKTILDNIIALFPGRYIHIGGDEVADNSWIGSPLARELMEREGLEGTFELQSWFMRKLKIMLEQRGRVLAGWNEVAHGGGVQPEGTLLMAWQAPEIGIALAKQGYDVVMTPGQAYYLDMAHSHNWWEPGAGWAGASTPEESYAYEAAGDFPPELAQHLKGVQACIWCEHFTTHAYFNDLTFPRLLAVAEAAWTPASEKDWLRFAVQARRHPLF from the coding sequence ATGCCTAGCCTATTCCGACTTGAAAATTCGTGGGTCGCGACGCCTGCACCAGCCGGAACAATGACAATCGAAGTGTTTAACCTGTCGGATGAAACCCTGACTGATTTCTCGCTTTGCTACACCAGCATTACCCGTATTGTTGGAGAACCGCAGATCACGAACGGACACTTCGTCCTGCATGATGGCAGCTTCAACGAAGTAGCTGCACCCAAAGGCTTCACATTGAAGCCGGGTGGAACATGGACGGTGAGCGTCGCACCACTTAATCGCTCACCGTTTCATGTTAATGACGGAGCGAAGACGGCTTATCTCAAATGTGCCGATGGCCGTTTGATCCACATTGAGACCGGCGAACTCGCACTTTCGGGACAGAATCTCCCTCTACCCGGCCCGCGTCTGCCGGAGGGTCGTCTTACGCTTCCGTTTGCCCTGCTGCCATGGCCTGTAAAGTTTAGTGCTGAGGCAGGCAGCACACCAATTGCTTTGCATCCCGCAGAAGGTACCGATCTTGCGGGCCTGCGTGCACTGTCGCTGGTTGAATCGCTTCATGCACGGCTATTCCCGCAAGCACGTCAGGTCTTTTCACTCAAGTCGGTCGAAGGCGGACGCGCCGTTTCTATAAAGACCGACGCGGGCATCAAAAAGTGCGGCTTCACCATCGATTTCACCGCTGAGCTGATCACGGTTACGAGCGCCGATGTCGACGGCACACGCCATGGTCTTGTCGCGCTCGCACACATTCTTGATGGCGCAAAGCAGGATGCAGAACGCTTCAAATTCCCGCTCTCGGGCCGCATTGAAGATGCCCCACGCCATGATTGGCGTGGCTGCCTTCTCGATGTTTCGCGTCATTTCTGGACGCATCATGAAGTCACGCGGTTCCTTGACATCATGGCCTGGTATCGCCTCAACACCTTTCATTGGCATCTGACCGACGACGAAGCCTGGCGCATTGAAATACCTGAACTACCCGAACTGACGGGGATCGGCTCAACCCGCGCTCCGAACAGTGTTATGCTGCCGCAATTGGGCGATACGCTTGAACCATCGCACGGCTTCTATACGCAAGCGCAAATACGCTTAGTTGTCGAACACGCGCAATCGCTGGGCATCGAAGTGGTTCCGGAAGTCGATATGCCTGGCCATTGCAAGGCGGTGCTGACCGCGTTGCCGTATCTTCAGGACCGAAATGAAGCAAATGAGTCCTACAAAACAGTGCAGGGCTTCACGAACAATGCGCTCAACCCGGCCATGCCAGCGACATGGGAGTTTGTGAAGACGATCCTGGACAATATCATTGCGCTTTTTCCAGGCCGCTATATCCATATCGGCGGCGACGAAGTGGCCGACAATTCCTGGATCGGCTCGCCACTTGCGCGCGAATTGATGGAGCGCGAAGGCCTTGAAGGCACGTTTGAACTGCAATCCTGGTTCATGCGCAAACTCAAGATCATGCTGGAACAGCGCGGCCGCGTTCTCGCTGGCTGGAATGAAGTAGCCCATGGCGGCGGTGTGCAGCCGGAAGGCACTCTGCTGATGGCATGGCAGGCACCCGAGATTGGAATTGCGCTTGCAAAGCAGGGTTATGACGTCGTCATGACGCCGGGTCAGGCCTATTATCTTGATATGGCGCATTCGCATAACTGGTGGGAACCAGGCGCTGGCTGGGCTGGCGCTTCTACGCCGGAAGAAAGCTATGCTTACGAGGCTGCGGGCGATTTCCCGCCGGAACTGGCGCAGCATCTTAAGGGTGTTCAGGCATGTATCTGGTGTGAACATTTCACTACGCACGCCTATTTCAACGACCTCACCTTCCCACGCCTGCTGGCGGTCGCCGAAGCAGCATGGACACCAGCATCGGAAAAGGATTGGCTGCGCTTTGCTGTGCAGGCACGCCGTCATCCGCTATTTTGA
- a CDS encoding MFS transporter has translation MSTSSLDLVRQYPIVRASTIAILFFGFAGAATTPYQPIVGIRVIGLSDFTYSVVAFCAVVANLAASIAIGLVSDRIGRYRAPMVIVTALGVAGFGLIWLFPSPWVFALATIGPIALFNVISTLLFANIRNHSAGMTTIELGDSITIVRMAISIAWILVPGLVGAVLAGTGSPLTAYSFATLLSLGCFVSIMTLMPHDHKPEVNVQSTKPSSVADLQRLISPGVLIRLIGTALITSVLHVNAIALPLIITGRGGGTVEDVGMVMGFVAGLEAILMLVWARIGRRKSQISIFCVASLLYAIYLVWLAFLTTRWEIYAASAIGGIGAAAIVSQPISYLLGIIHDRPGLSASLIAINMFVGGGIGTALFAIGTSFAGYGTVTIMGAIAGLAGVAILAKVEYKKN, from the coding sequence ATGTCGACCTCGAGCCTTGATCTTGTCCGGCAATATCCGATCGTGCGTGCCAGCACGATCGCGATCCTGTTTTTTGGTTTTGCGGGGGCGGCCACAACACCTTATCAGCCGATTGTCGGCATCCGGGTCATCGGCTTAAGCGATTTCACCTATTCGGTCGTGGCCTTCTGTGCCGTCGTCGCCAATCTCGCGGCCAGCATCGCCATCGGACTGGTATCAGACCGCATCGGGCGTTATCGCGCGCCGATGGTTATCGTTACAGCCCTAGGCGTTGCAGGCTTCGGCCTGATCTGGCTGTTTCCGTCGCCATGGGTCTTTGCACTGGCAACAATTGGTCCGATTGCACTTTTCAACGTCATCAGCACGCTGCTCTTCGCCAATATCCGCAATCACTCGGCGGGAATGACAACGATTGAACTCGGAGATTCGATCACCATCGTTCGTATGGCGATTTCGATCGCGTGGATTCTTGTCCCCGGCCTCGTCGGTGCCGTGCTTGCCGGAACTGGCTCGCCTCTCACTGCATATTCCTTTGCAACGCTGCTTTCGCTTGGTTGCTTTGTGTCGATCATGACGCTGATGCCCCATGATCATAAGCCGGAAGTAAACGTACAAAGCACAAAGCCATCAAGCGTTGCCGATCTTCAGCGCCTGATTTCACCCGGCGTTCTCATTCGGTTGATCGGAACCGCGCTCATTACCTCGGTTTTACATGTGAACGCCATCGCTTTGCCGCTAATCATTACCGGGCGTGGTGGTGGTACGGTCGAAGATGTCGGCATGGTAATGGGCTTCGTGGCAGGACTTGAAGCAATCCTCATGCTCGTCTGGGCCCGCATAGGACGCCGCAAAAGCCAGATTAGTATTTTCTGTGTCGCATCATTGCTTTACGCAATCTATCTTGTCTGGCTTGCATTCCTAACCACACGGTGGGAGATTTACGCCGCATCAGCGATTGGGGGGATCGGCGCTGCTGCGATCGTGAGCCAGCCAATAAGCTATCTGCTTGGTATCATTCACGATCGGCCCGGCTTGTCTGCTTCCCTGATCGCAATAAACATGTTTGTCGGCGGTGGCATCGGCACAGCGCTTTTTGCGATTGGCACAAGCTTTGCTGGCTATGGAACCGTCACCATCATGGGGGCTATCGCAGGATTGGCCGGTGTCGCGATACTTGCAAAGGTAGAGTACAAGAAAAACTGA